One genomic segment of Borreliella afzelii includes these proteins:
- a CDS encoding DUF261 domain-containing protein, with protein MLISKIKQNNRSLLGEIQRWGCYFLCLYYYTSVFKNIEFNAFGINVAYRRFLGLGYIKSNCFIKDPCMILNYYGIRTSVRYESFGYFATANEFEISEVKIAGVNGTHFIATKEKEILYDSLDLKLNGKIFKVTSKRIFKHR; from the coding sequence ATGCTTATTAGCAAAATAAAACAAAACAATAGGAGTTTACTCGGGGAAATACAAAGATGGGGGTGCTATTTTTTATGTTTGTATTATTATACAAGTGTGTTTAAGAATATTGAATTCAATGCTTTTGGAATAAATGTGGCATATCGCAGATTTTTAGGACTTGGGTACATTAAGAGTAATTGTTTTATTAAAGACCCTTGTATGATACTAAATTACTATGGGATTAGAACTAGTGTGAGATATGAGTCTTTTGGCTATTTCGCAACTGCGAATGAATTTGAAATAAGTGAAGTTAAGATTGCGGGTGTTAATGGAACGCACTTTATTGCTACAAAAGAGAAAGAAATATTGTATGATTCACTTGATTTAAAGCTTAATGGAAAAATATTTAAAGTAACTTCAAAGCGAATATTTAAGCATAGATAG